The following coding sequences are from one Melospiza melodia melodia isolate bMelMel2 chromosome 2, bMelMel2.pri, whole genome shotgun sequence window:
- the FBXL3 gene encoding F-box/LRR-repeat protein 3 isoform X3 encodes MKRGRTTNEANSSSSEDTTEKESKRHKIVEKKSTVVQSPDWANLLQDIILQVFQYLPLLDRAHASQVDSSKESAEAACDILSQLVNCSLKTLGLISTARPSFMDLPKSHFISALTVVFVNSKSLSSLKIDDTPVDDPSLKVLVANNSDTLKLLKMSSCPHVSPAGILCVADQCHGLRELALNYHLLSDELLLALSSEKHVRLEHLRIDVVSENPGQTQFHTIQKSSWDAFIKHSPKVNLVMYFFLYEEEFDPFFRYEIPVTHLYFGRSVSKDVLGRVGMTCPRLVELVVCANGLRPLDEELICIAERCKYLSAVGLGECEVSCSAFVEFVKMCGGRLSQLSIMEEVLIPDQKYSLEQIHWEVSKHLGRVWFPDMMPTW; translated from the exons ATGAAACGAGGAAGGACAACTAATGAGGCCAACAGCAGTTCATCTGAAGACACAACTGAGAAGGAATCCAAGAGACACAAGATTGTAGAGAAGAAGAGCACAGTTGTGCAGAGTCCTGACTGGGCAAACCTGCTCCAAGACATTATCCTGCAGGTGTTCCAGTACTTGCCACTTCTGGATCGTGCTCATGCATCCCAG GTGGACAGTAGCAAGGAATCTGCAGAAGCAGCTTGTGATATTTTATCACAGCTTGTGAATTGCTCTCTGAAAACACTTGGGCTAATTTCAACTGCCCGGCCAAGCTTCATGGATTTACCGAAG tctcACTTTATTTCTGCACTGACAGTGGTGTTTGTGAACTCCAAATCCCTCTCTTCACTTAAGATTGATGACACACCCGTGGATGATCCATCTCTCAAGGTTCTGGTGGCTAACAACAGTGACACCCTCAAACTGCTGAAAATGAGCAGCTGTCCTCATGTTTCTCCAGCTG GAATCCTTTGTGTGGCTGACCAGTGCCACGGCTTGCGAGAGCTGGCGCTGAACTACCACCTGCTGAGCGAcgagctgctgctggctctgtcctcGGAGAAGCACGTCAGGTTAGAACACTTGCGCATCGACGTGGTCAGCGAGAATCCCGGACAGACTCAGTTCCACACCATTCAGAAGAGCAGCTGGGACGCTTTCATCAAGCACTCTCCTAAAGTGAATTTAGTCATGTACTTTTTCTTGTACGAGGAGGAGTTTGACCCGTTCTTTCGGTACGAGATCCCCGTCACTCACCTGTACTTCGGCAGGTCGGTCAGCAAGGACGTGCTGGGCCGCGTGGGGATGACGTGCCCGCGCCTGGTGGAGCTGGTGGTGTGTGCCAATGGATTGCGGCCGCTGGACGAGGAGCTGATCTGCATCGCCGAGCGGTGCAAGTACCTGTCGGCCGTGGGCCTCGGGGAGTGTGAAGTCTCCTGCAGTGCCTTTGTGGAGTTCGTGAAGATGTGTGGCGGTCGCCTCTCACAGCTCTCTATTATGGAGGAAGTTCTGATTCCTGATCAGAAATACAGCTTAGAGCAGATCCATTGGGAGGTTTCAAAGCATCTTGGTAGAGTCTGGTTCCCAGACATGATGCCCACTTGGTAA
- the LOC134414625 gene encoding glutamine amidotransferase-like class 1 domain-containing protein 3, mitochondrial yields the protein MGKRVALVLAGCGVFDGSEIHEASAALVHLSRGGAEVKIFAPNIEQRDVVNHLKGSPAEEKRNVLVESARLARGNIQDLAELKASEFDAVIFPGGFGVAKNLCSWAVDGKNCTVNEHVNSTLQAFHSAKKPIGLCCISPVLAAKVFPGCEVTVGQDKNVDGRFPDAETASAIAELGCKHICKNVNESHVDKANKIVTTCAFMCKAPLHEIFDGIGTMVQEVLKLA from the exons ATGGGCAAGCGGGTGGCGCTGGTGCTCGCCGGTTGCGGCGTCTTCGATGGCAGCGAGATTCACGAGGCCTCGGCGGCGCTGGTGCACCTGAGCCGCGGCGGCGCGGAG GTGAAGATATTTGCCCCCAATATTGAGCAAAGGGATGTAGTCAATCACCTAAAAGGAAGTCcagcagaagagaagagaaatgTGTTAGTTGAAAGTGCCAGGTTGGCAAGGGGAAACATTCAGGATTTGGCTGAACTGAAAGCTAGTGAATTTGATGCTGTCATTTTCCCTG gtGGTTTTGGTGTAGCAAAGAATCTATGTTCCTGGGCTGTAGATGGCAAGAACTGTACTGTCAATGAGCACGTGAACTCCACACTCCAGGCCTTCCACAGTGCTAAAAAGCCCATTGGTTTGTGCTGCATATCACCAGTTCTGGCAGCCAAAGTCTTTCCTGGCTGTGAGGTTACAGTTGGTCAGGATAAAAACGTAGATGGAAG atttcCTGATGCTGAAACGGCATCTGCTATAGCAGAGCTTGGATGTAAGCACATTTGCAAAAATGTAAATGAATCCCATGTGGATAAAGCCAATAAAATAGTTACTACCTGTGCTTTCATGTGCAAAGCTCCTCTGCATGAAATCTTTGATGGAATTGGAACAATGGTACAAGAAGTCCTGAAGCTTGCCTGA
- the FBXL3 gene encoding F-box/LRR-repeat protein 3 isoform X2 produces the protein MKRGRTTNEANSSSSEDTTEKESKRHKIVEKKSTVVQSPDWANLLQDIILQVFQYLPLLDRAHASQVCRSWNQVFHMPDLWRCFEFELNQPATSNLRTTHPELIKQIIKRHSNHLQYVSFKSHFISALTVVFVNSKSLSSLKIDDTPVDDPSLKVLVANNSDTLKLLKMSSCPHVSPAGILCVADQCHGLRELALNYHLLSDELLLALSSEKHVRLEHLRIDVVSENPGQTQFHTIQKSSWDAFIKHSPKVNLVMYFFLYEEEFDPFFRYEIPVTHLYFGRSVSKDVLGRVGMTCPRLVELVVCANGLRPLDEELICIAERCKYLSAVGLGECEVSCSAFVEFVKMCGGRLSQLSIMEEVLIPDQKYSLEQIHWEVSKHLGRVWFPDMMPTW, from the exons ATGAAACGAGGAAGGACAACTAATGAGGCCAACAGCAGTTCATCTGAAGACACAACTGAGAAGGAATCCAAGAGACACAAGATTGTAGAGAAGAAGAGCACAGTTGTGCAGAGTCCTGACTGGGCAAACCTGCTCCAAGACATTATCCTGCAGGTGTTCCAGTACTTGCCACTTCTGGATCGTGCTCATGCATCCCAGGTCTGCAGGAGCTGGAACCAAGTGTTTCATATGCCTGATCTCTGGAGGTGCTTTGAGTTTGAGCTGAATCAACCAGCCACGTCAAACCTGAGGACTACACACCCTGAACTAATCAAGCAAATAATAAAGAGGCATTCCAATCACCTGCAGTATGTTAGCTTCAAG tctcACTTTATTTCTGCACTGACAGTGGTGTTTGTGAACTCCAAATCCCTCTCTTCACTTAAGATTGATGACACACCCGTGGATGATCCATCTCTCAAGGTTCTGGTGGCTAACAACAGTGACACCCTCAAACTGCTGAAAATGAGCAGCTGTCCTCATGTTTCTCCAGCTG GAATCCTTTGTGTGGCTGACCAGTGCCACGGCTTGCGAGAGCTGGCGCTGAACTACCACCTGCTGAGCGAcgagctgctgctggctctgtcctcGGAGAAGCACGTCAGGTTAGAACACTTGCGCATCGACGTGGTCAGCGAGAATCCCGGACAGACTCAGTTCCACACCATTCAGAAGAGCAGCTGGGACGCTTTCATCAAGCACTCTCCTAAAGTGAATTTAGTCATGTACTTTTTCTTGTACGAGGAGGAGTTTGACCCGTTCTTTCGGTACGAGATCCCCGTCACTCACCTGTACTTCGGCAGGTCGGTCAGCAAGGACGTGCTGGGCCGCGTGGGGATGACGTGCCCGCGCCTGGTGGAGCTGGTGGTGTGTGCCAATGGATTGCGGCCGCTGGACGAGGAGCTGATCTGCATCGCCGAGCGGTGCAAGTACCTGTCGGCCGTGGGCCTCGGGGAGTGTGAAGTCTCCTGCAGTGCCTTTGTGGAGTTCGTGAAGATGTGTGGCGGTCGCCTCTCACAGCTCTCTATTATGGAGGAAGTTCTGATTCCTGATCAGAAATACAGCTTAGAGCAGATCCATTGGGAGGTTTCAAAGCATCTTGGTAGAGTCTGGTTCCCAGACATGATGCCCACTTGGTAA
- the CLN5 gene encoding ceroid-lipofuscinosis neuronal protein 5: protein MGAARCSRLLPLLLLLLAPWGLHVSGEPRSARRRWPVPYRRFDFRPKTDPYCQARYTFCPTGSAIPLMKEEDVIEVYRLQAPVWEFKYGDLLGHLKIMHDAVGFRSSLTGKNYTMEWYELFQLGNCTFPHLRPGMDAPFWCNQGAACFYEGIDDAHWKANGTLVLVTTISGTMFNEMAQWVKYDNETGIYYETWTVQASPDKKSTVWFDSYECSKFILRTYQKLADLGAVFKTIQTNYTSIILFSGEPIYLGNETSIFGPQGNKTLAAAIRDFYNPFKPHQSVREFFVDLFRIIDRVILNDQFYLFYNLEYWFLPMKSPYLKIIYEEVPLPVGSKASSGI, encoded by the exons ATGGGCGCCGCTCGCTGctcccggctgctgccgctgctgctgctgctcctggcgcCGTGGGGCCTGCATGTGTCGGGGGAGCCCCGCTCGGCGCGGCGGCGCTGGCCGGTGCCCTACAG GCGCTTTGATTTCCGTCCCAAAACCGATCCTTACTGCCAGGCTCGCTACACCTTCTGTCCCACTGGCTCTGCCATCCCGCTTATGAAGGAAGAGGATGTCATCGAGGTGTATCGACTACAGGCTCCAGTGTGGGAGTTCAAGTATGGGGACCTGCTAGGACATTTG aaaatTATGCATGATGCTGTGGGTTTCAGGAGCTCTCTAACAGGCAAAAACTACACAATGGAGTGGTATGAGCTCTTCCAGCTTGGGAACTGCACATTTCCACACCTGCGGCCTGGCATGGACGCACCGTTCTGGTGTAACCAGGGAGCTGCCTGCTTTTATGAAGGAATAGATGATGCACACTGGAAGGCAAATGGAACTTTAGTTCTTGTGACCACAATATCAG GAACCATGTTTAATGAAATGGCACAATGGGTAAAATATGACAATGAGACTGGCATTTACTACGAGACCTGGACAgttcaagcaagtcctgacaaaaaGTCAACAGTGTGGTTTGACTCTTATGAGTGCTCCAAGTTTATACTGAGAACCTACCAGAAGCTAGCTGACTTAGGAGCTGTATTTAAGACGATACAAACAAACTACACCAGCATAATTTTATTCAGTGGAGAACCTATTTATTTGGGGAATGAAACATCTATTTTTGGACCACAAGGAAACAAGACACTGGCAGCAGCTATAAGAGACTTCTACAATCCATTCAAACCTCATCAGAGTGTCAGAGAGTTTTTTGTGGATCTTTTCAGAATAATTGATCGTGTTATCTTGAATGATCAGTTTTACCTCTTCTACAACTTGGAATACTGGTTTTTACCTATGAAGTCCCCTTATCTCAAAATAATTTATGAAGAGGTCCCTTTGCCTGTTGGCAGCAAAGCATCCTCTGGTATATGA
- the FBXL3 gene encoding F-box/LRR-repeat protein 3 isoform X1, whose translation MKRGRTTNEANSSSSEDTTEKESKRHKIVEKKSTVVQSPDWANLLQDIILQVFQYLPLLDRAHASQVCRSWNQVFHMPDLWRCFEFELNQPATSNLRTTHPELIKQIIKRHSNHLQYVSFKVDSSKESAEAACDILSQLVNCSLKTLGLISTARPSFMDLPKSHFISALTVVFVNSKSLSSLKIDDTPVDDPSLKVLVANNSDTLKLLKMSSCPHVSPAGILCVADQCHGLRELALNYHLLSDELLLALSSEKHVRLEHLRIDVVSENPGQTQFHTIQKSSWDAFIKHSPKVNLVMYFFLYEEEFDPFFRYEIPVTHLYFGRSVSKDVLGRVGMTCPRLVELVVCANGLRPLDEELICIAERCKYLSAVGLGECEVSCSAFVEFVKMCGGRLSQLSIMEEVLIPDQKYSLEQIHWEVSKHLGRVWFPDMMPTW comes from the exons ATGAAACGAGGAAGGACAACTAATGAGGCCAACAGCAGTTCATCTGAAGACACAACTGAGAAGGAATCCAAGAGACACAAGATTGTAGAGAAGAAGAGCACAGTTGTGCAGAGTCCTGACTGGGCAAACCTGCTCCAAGACATTATCCTGCAGGTGTTCCAGTACTTGCCACTTCTGGATCGTGCTCATGCATCCCAGGTCTGCAGGAGCTGGAACCAAGTGTTTCATATGCCTGATCTCTGGAGGTGCTTTGAGTTTGAGCTGAATCAACCAGCCACGTCAAACCTGAGGACTACACACCCTGAACTAATCAAGCAAATAATAAAGAGGCATTCCAATCACCTGCAGTATGTTAGCTTCAAG GTGGACAGTAGCAAGGAATCTGCAGAAGCAGCTTGTGATATTTTATCACAGCTTGTGAATTGCTCTCTGAAAACACTTGGGCTAATTTCAACTGCCCGGCCAAGCTTCATGGATTTACCGAAG tctcACTTTATTTCTGCACTGACAGTGGTGTTTGTGAACTCCAAATCCCTCTCTTCACTTAAGATTGATGACACACCCGTGGATGATCCATCTCTCAAGGTTCTGGTGGCTAACAACAGTGACACCCTCAAACTGCTGAAAATGAGCAGCTGTCCTCATGTTTCTCCAGCTG GAATCCTTTGTGTGGCTGACCAGTGCCACGGCTTGCGAGAGCTGGCGCTGAACTACCACCTGCTGAGCGAcgagctgctgctggctctgtcctcGGAGAAGCACGTCAGGTTAGAACACTTGCGCATCGACGTGGTCAGCGAGAATCCCGGACAGACTCAGTTCCACACCATTCAGAAGAGCAGCTGGGACGCTTTCATCAAGCACTCTCCTAAAGTGAATTTAGTCATGTACTTTTTCTTGTACGAGGAGGAGTTTGACCCGTTCTTTCGGTACGAGATCCCCGTCACTCACCTGTACTTCGGCAGGTCGGTCAGCAAGGACGTGCTGGGCCGCGTGGGGATGACGTGCCCGCGCCTGGTGGAGCTGGTGGTGTGTGCCAATGGATTGCGGCCGCTGGACGAGGAGCTGATCTGCATCGCCGAGCGGTGCAAGTACCTGTCGGCCGTGGGCCTCGGGGAGTGTGAAGTCTCCTGCAGTGCCTTTGTGGAGTTCGTGAAGATGTGTGGCGGTCGCCTCTCACAGCTCTCTATTATGGAGGAAGTTCTGATTCCTGATCAGAAATACAGCTTAGAGCAGATCCATTGGGAGGTTTCAAAGCATCTTGGTAGAGTCTGGTTCCCAGACATGATGCCCACTTGGTAA